One genomic segment of Hordeum vulgare subsp. vulgare chromosome 2H, MorexV3_pseudomolecules_assembly, whole genome shotgun sequence includes these proteins:
- the LOC123429725 gene encoding uncharacterized protein LOC123429725, which yields MEGLDAQLAVSLLCLDAASLVFTHGFCFYQLTCEGAAFHKSKHLAKRIDQDMDGDWRKTIINRRQVVAWQRTRTCCKKIKGESSHSGEASRGGGAASQHPSSPPT from the exons ATGGAGGGTTTGGATGCTCAGCTTGCAGTAAGCCTGCTATGCCTTGATGCTGCATCGTTGGTATTCACCCATGGTTTTTGTTTCTATCAATTAACCTGTGAGGGTGCTGCTTTTCATAAATCCAAGCATTTAGCAAAGAGGATCGATCAGGATATGGATG GAGATTGGAGAAAAACTATCATAAATCGGAGGCAGGTCGTTGCTTGGCAAAGAACTCGTACATGTTGTAAGAAAATCAAGGGAGAATCCAGCCATTCAG GTGAAGCATCCAGAGGAGGTGGAGCAGCAAGCCAACACCCATCTTCACCTCCCACCTAG